The following are encoded together in the Aquificaceae bacterium genome:
- a CDS encoding amidohydrolase, whose product MFDLLIKSALLAEKNQYVDVAVRDGKIVEISEDIQSPAKYVIQAKGKVLYPSFANMHTHISMSLLRGLGADLPLMDWLQKVIWVLEGEFVSPEFVRDGALIGIAEAIRSGTTLFMDMYFFEESIAEVAQKAGIRAGLGFGILDFPTRVAKTQEEYLKRAREFIRDFKGQELIFPTLCPHAVYTCSPDTLRKTLQLALEEEVYIHIHVAETQQEVDASLEKFGKRPVEHLYSLGLLTDKTLMAHVVWTTEEEREMIKEKGAKVLHCPESNLKLASGIAPISDYIRRGIHVCLGTDGPASNDNLDMLEELSLMAKLQKGANLDAKAMDARTALRIASEEGFRAVGIKAGRVEVGYDADLILLDPNKPHLQPLYDPIAQLVYSAKSSDIDTVICKGKVLMEKGELKTIDQEEVLFVANKWKEKIQGFLKSKILS is encoded by the coding sequence ATGTTTGACCTTCTAATTAAGTCCGCCCTTTTAGCAGAGAAGAACCAGTATGTGGATGTGGCTGTAAGAGATGGCAAGATAGTGGAAATCTCCGAAGATATACAGTCTCCTGCAAAGTATGTTATACAGGCAAAAGGTAAAGTCCTCTATCCCTCCTTTGCTAACATGCATACGCACATATCCATGAGCCTACTGAGAGGTCTGGGTGCAGACCTTCCCCTTATGGATTGGCTTCAGAAGGTTATATGGGTGTTGGAAGGTGAATTTGTATCTCCGGAATTTGTAAGGGACGGTGCACTTATAGGAATTGCGGAAGCCATACGCTCAGGGACAACCCTGTTTATGGATATGTATTTCTTTGAGGAGAGCATAGCGGAAGTTGCCCAAAAGGCTGGAATAAGAGCAGGGCTTGGTTTTGGTATCCTTGACTTTCCCACAAGAGTGGCAAAAACTCAAGAGGAATACCTAAAGAGGGCAAGAGAATTTATAAGAGACTTCAAAGGACAAGAGCTAATATTCCCAACCCTTTGTCCTCATGCGGTCTACACCTGCTCTCCAGACACCCTGAGAAAAACCCTCCAGCTTGCCCTTGAAGAGGAAGTATACATTCACATCCATGTAGCGGAAACCCAACAAGAAGTGGACGCATCCTTAGAAAAGTTTGGCAAAAGACCTGTGGAACACCTATACAGTCTCGGTCTACTTACAGACAAGACTTTGATGGCTCATGTAGTATGGACCACAGAGGAAGAAAGGGAAATGATAAAGGAGAAGGGTGCAAAGGTCTTGCACTGTCCTGAGAGCAACCTAAAACTCGCCTCTGGTATAGCACCCATAAGCGACTATATAAGAAGAGGCATTCATGTATGTCTCGGCACTGACGGACCTGCTTCCAATGACAACCTTGATATGCTTGAAGAGTTAAGCCTTATGGCAAAACTGCAAAAGGGTGCAAACCTTGACGCAAAGGCAATGGATGCAAGAACCGCCCTTAGAATAGCAAGTGAAGAAGGCTTTAGAGCGGTAGGTATAAAAGCAGGAAGGGTTGAGGTAGGATACGACGCAGACCTTATACTCCTTGACCCTAACAAGCCTCATCTACAACCCCTTTATGACCCAATTGCCCAGCTCGTATACTCCGCAAAGTCCTCAGACATAGACACGGTCATATGCAAAGGAAAAGTCTTGATGGAAAAGGGAGAGCTAAAAACCATAGACCAAGAAGAGGTTCTCTTCGTTGCCAACAAGTGGAAGGAGAAAATACAAGGTTTTTTAAAGAGTAAAATTCTATCCTAA
- a CDS encoding (2Fe-2S)-binding protein yields MDRRDFIKTCGTVAIASMIDVSFFSQALAQQKDGMFQAYKKALLVKQDGSPLREEDIKPHVNYIFFYPYASTPCYLLNLGEEVPPLEIKLKDGKSYQWTGGVGSKKSIVAYSAICAHQWSYPTPQYSFINYYPPDTPSETTKKAGIIQCCAHLALYDPKAGGSVIDGPADFPLASIVLQEEDGNFYAVGVLGKDQFKQFFDTYRTELRQQYGSTAKARELVDKCIVMEVDKYVQAVVRC; encoded by the coding sequence TCTATGATAGACGTTAGCTTTTTCTCTCAGGCACTCGCCCAGCAAAAGGATGGTATGTTTCAAGCATACAAAAAGGCACTCTTGGTAAAACAAGATGGCTCTCCTCTAAGGGAAGAAGATATAAAGCCTCATGTAAACTACATATTTTTCTACCCCTACGCTTCTACCCCCTGCTATCTACTCAATCTTGGAGAAGAAGTCCCACCCTTAGAGATAAAGCTCAAAGACGGCAAAAGCTACCAGTGGACCGGTGGCGTTGGTTCAAAGAAAAGCATAGTTGCCTACTCCGCCATATGTGCCCACCAGTGGAGTTATCCAACTCCTCAGTATTCTTTTATAAACTACTATCCACCGGACACACCCTCAGAAACCACAAAAAAGGCTGGAATAATCCAGTGCTGTGCTCATCTTGCTCTGTATGACCCTAAGGCAGGGGGTAGCGTAATAGACGGTCCTGCGGACTTCCCTCTTGCCTCCATAGTGCTTCAGGAAGAAGATGGAAACTTTTATGCGGTTGGCGTTTTGGGCAAAGACCAGTTTAAACAGTTTTTTGACACCTACAGAACAGAATTGAGACAACAGTATGGCTCCACTGCAAAAGCCAGAGAGTTAGTGGATAAATGTATTGTTATGGAGGTGGATAAATATGTCCAAGCAGTGGTCAGGTGTTAA
- the argJ gene encoding bifunctional glutamate N-acetyltransferase/amino-acid acetyltransferase ArgJ, with translation MDILMGVGRAGLKSGGKPDLLVVLLPQTCTASFLFTKNHFKSASVLYSQRVFKGKVRAMVINSGNANCGVGKEGLIHAELMAKRVAERLDLEEDEVLVFSTGVIGKPMPIVDVLNAIDSACGLLEPLDLKRASEVISTTDSFPKYDFVKKGKLEAFGFAKGAGMIHPNMGTMLAFVFTNADLREDIIERLHRDINERTFNSISVDGCMSTNDSFGLISLGLIKEDLQAVSEVVEEVSLNLAKKIVQDGEGATRVIKVHVKNASIQLKARLIAQAVAVSNLVKTAIFGKDPNWGRIVAAAGSTPFPIDQFKLKVYMGNHLLYDGRVHPKAIESAKRYLEESQEVEITLDLMEGKESWTYYSSDLTYDYVRINAEYTT, from the coding sequence ATGGATATTCTTATGGGTGTTGGACGGGCGGGGTTAAAGTCGGGGGGAAAACCTGACCTCCTTGTAGTATTGCTTCCTCAAACTTGCACTGCCTCCTTCCTTTTTACAAAAAATCACTTTAAATCTGCAAGTGTTCTCTACTCTCAAAGGGTTTTTAAGGGAAAAGTAAGGGCGATGGTGATAAACAGTGGAAACGCCAACTGTGGAGTGGGCAAGGAGGGGCTAATTCATGCGGAGCTTATGGCAAAAAGAGTAGCGGAAAGGTTGGACCTTGAAGAGGATGAGGTCTTGGTTTTTTCCACAGGCGTCATAGGAAAGCCTATGCCTATAGTTGATGTTTTGAATGCCATAGACTCTGCCTGCGGACTTCTTGAACCCCTTGACCTAAAAAGGGCGAGCGAAGTAATCTCAACCACCGATAGCTTTCCCAAGTATGACTTTGTAAAAAAGGGTAAACTTGAAGCCTTCGGTTTTGCGAAGGGGGCAGGCATGATACATCCCAACATGGGGACTATGCTTGCCTTTGTGTTTACCAACGCAGACCTCAGGGAAGATATAATAGAAAGGCTTCATAGAGACATAAACGAACGAACCTTTAACTCTATTAGCGTGGATGGTTGTATGAGCACCAACGATAGCTTTGGACTTATAAGCCTTGGTCTCATAAAGGAAGATTTGCAAGCGGTTAGCGAAGTAGTAGAAGAGGTTTCACTAAATCTTGCCAAAAAGATAGTCCAAGATGGTGAGGGTGCTACCAGGGTTATAAAGGTTCATGTAAAAAACGCCTCCATACAGCTCAAGGCAAGGCTTATTGCTCAGGCGGTAGCAGTCTCAAACCTTGTGAAAACTGCCATATTTGGCAAAGACCCAAACTGGGGAAGGATAGTGGCTGCCGCAGGCTCAACCCCCTTTCCCATAGACCAGTTTAAGCTAAAAGTTTACATGGGCAACCACCTGCTGTATGACGGAAGAGTCCACCCAAAGGCTATAGAATCTGCAAAAAGATATCTTGAGGAATCTCAAGAAGTGGAGATAACCCTTGACCTTATGGAAGGCAAAGAGAGCTGGACCTACTACAGCTCAGACCTTACCTACGATTATGTGAGAATAAATGCGGAATACACAACTTGA
- a CDS encoding M48 family metalloprotease — protein sequence MKVFVVLLVFLFLGCADVSARRPILNLLPESKEIEIGKAYVPYAIEEFDGLYPDREVQEYVRSVGMRLVKHTERKVPYEFYVVNSSQINAFALPGGPVMITRGLLLRLNSEAELASVLGHELGHINARHHARFLEKQFGLSLLLNIGALFVADKPYGQALLQFGQIGAGLLSLKFSRDQEREADQLGILYTYRAGYDPNSIIGVFEMFKSMERGGRPPEWLSTHPLPETRIAEARAYIQRLRPQGALVQDTEDFHRIKKRLKRTQPSFEEFEKGKRAFANNNLRLALEHFQRAVELYPENYMARAYMAYVLARGQRLDEAERHSKRALDTMPDVFLTNYVYGYVKFLRRDYRESLEHLKKANSLIPDHASTHYYLGRNYEVLGQRSRAIEHYRTALELSQGKAEWASDARERLRRLGGM from the coding sequence ATGAAGGTTTTTGTCGTCCTTCTTGTCTTTTTGTTTCTTGGTTGTGCGGACGTGTCTGCAAGAAGACCTATTTTGAACCTTTTACCTGAAAGCAAGGAAATAGAGATAGGTAAGGCTTACGTTCCTTACGCTATTGAGGAGTTTGACGGTCTATATCCAGATAGGGAAGTGCAGGAGTATGTAAGAAGTGTGGGGATGAGATTAGTCAAACACACAGAGAGAAAAGTGCCTTACGAGTTTTATGTGGTTAATTCCTCCCAGATAAATGCCTTTGCACTTCCCGGTGGTCCTGTTATGATAACGAGGGGGCTTTTGCTTAGGTTAAACTCTGAAGCTGAGCTTGCGAGCGTCTTGGGACATGAATTGGGTCATATAAACGCAAGGCATCATGCGAGGTTTCTTGAAAAGCAGTTTGGCTTAAGCTTGCTCCTCAATATAGGTGCTCTATTCGTGGCTGACAAACCCTATGGACAAGCTTTGCTCCAATTTGGACAGATAGGTGCTGGTCTTTTGAGCCTAAAGTTTAGCAGAGACCAAGAGAGGGAAGCGGACCAGCTTGGCATCCTATACACCTACAGAGCGGGTTATGACCCAAATAGTATCATAGGCGTCTTTGAAATGTTCAAATCTATGGAAAGGGGTGGTAGACCTCCAGAGTGGCTTTCCACACACCCTCTTCCAGAAACAAGAATAGCAGAAGCCAGAGCATATATACAGAGACTGAGACCTCAGGGTGCTCTTGTGCAAGACACGGAAGACTTTCATAGGATAAAGAAAAGGCTCAAAAGGACTCAACCTTCCTTTGAAGAGTTTGAAAAGGGTAAGAGAGCCTTTGCTAACAATAACCTAAGGCTTGCTCTTGAGCATTTTCAAAGGGCGGTGGAGTTATATCCAGAAAACTACATGGCAAGAGCGTATATGGCTTATGTGCTCGCCAGAGGTCAAAGACTTGATGAGGCGGAAAGACACTCAAAAAGAGCTCTGGATACAATGCCAGATGTTTTTCTTACCAACTATGTGTATGGTTATGTGAAGTTTTTGCGTAGAGATTATAGGGAGTCTCTGGAACATCTCAAAAAGGCTAACAGTCTTATACCAGACCATGCAAGCACGCATTACTATTTGGGTAGGAACTACGAAGTTTTAGGGCAAAGGTCAAGAGCCATAGAACACTACAGAACCGCCCTTGAGCTATCTCAAGGAAAAGCGGAATGGGCATCGGATGCCAGAGAAAGGCTAAGAAGACTCGGTGGGATGTGA
- the hemW gene encoding radical SAM family heme chaperone HemW translates to MVKALYFHIPFCSHKCPYCDFVSVVEPVVEPKEYMHFLLKELELYKDLSIKAQTLYFGGGTPSLIEPGVYEVFLERLSSFLDISSVEEITLECNPENYSYEDYKRLRRLGFNRISIGVQSLREEGLKALGRLHSVEDSIRAVELAHKAGFENINIDLIYGYQGQSLKDLQHELKALKDLPISHVSFYLLTPYEDTQFGFLYQRGLLELPDDHIIADMYELICENLEDMGFLQYEVSNFALPGYECKHNMVYWTHEEFLGLGVSAWSFVERLRFGNTKNLRLYVERVRGGQKPVEYEERLEGIDLLYDYLFTALRTTRGVEKEILSELPQGLEEFFVEEGQRLRLNRRGMLLINEVLWRLRKVILLKT, encoded by the coding sequence ATGGTTAAGGCTCTATACTTTCACATTCCCTTTTGCTCTCATAAGTGTCCTTACTGCGACTTTGTTTCTGTAGTAGAGCCTGTGGTAGAACCAAAAGAGTATATGCACTTTCTTTTAAAGGAGCTTGAGCTATACAAAGATTTGAGCATAAAAGCTCAAACCCTCTACTTTGGAGGTGGAACGCCTTCCCTTATAGAGCCAGGGGTTTATGAGGTATTCCTTGAGCGACTTAGCAGTTTCTTGGACATATCCTCTGTAGAGGAAATTACCCTTGAATGTAATCCAGAAAACTACTCCTATGAAGACTATAAAAGGCTAAGGCGGTTGGGTTTTAACAGAATAAGCATTGGAGTGCAGAGTCTAAGAGAGGAAGGTTTAAAGGCTCTTGGTAGGCTTCACTCTGTAGAAGACTCTATTAGGGCAGTTGAGCTTGCACACAAGGCTGGTTTTGAAAACATAAACATAGACCTCATATACGGCTATCAGGGGCAAAGCCTAAAAGACCTACAGCATGAGCTAAAAGCCCTAAAAGACTTACCTATAAGCCACGTATCCTTTTATCTCCTAACACCCTATGAGGATACTCAATTTGGCTTTCTGTATCAAAGAGGACTCCTTGAGCTTCCGGATGACCACATTATAGCGGATATGTATGAGCTTATATGTGAAAATCTTGAGGATATGGGTTTTTTGCAGTATGAGGTCTCCAACTTTGCCCTCCCTGGGTATGAATGCAAGCACAACATGGTCTACTGGACTCATGAAGAGTTTTTAGGTCTTGGTGTGTCCGCATGGAGTTTTGTAGAAAGGCTGAGGTTTGGAAATACGAAAAATCTTAGGTTGTATGTAGAAAGAGTTAGAGGGGGTCAAAAGCCAGTGGAGTATGAAGAAAGGCTTGAAGGTATAGACCTACTTTATGACTACCTTTTTACCGCACTTAGAACCACAAGAGGTGTGGAAAAAGAGATTTTGTCCGAGCTACCTCAAGGTCTTGAAGAGTTCTTTGTAGAAGAAGGGCAGAGGCTAAGATTAAACAGAAGGGGTATGCTTCTTATTAACGAGGTGTTGTGGAGGCTCAGAAAGGTTATATTATTAAAGACATGA
- a CDS encoding C4-type zinc ribbon domain-containing protein, producing MAYIIFFVKADILKKMLRLQQVELEILRVQSALKKVLSQISEVSEKIEELKKQREGVEKSIEGLKAEIKRHREAIQECKEGAKRAEERLSLVKRAEEYKALLRERAKNEDCVIKLTKSLKELEEKLKKLQKEREDKKLVRELQDLEEELSDLRYSQSRLTNKLDELTKEFQKIKEGTEPDVVQEYEVLKKKHGLPIILPIDSFGACTHCGTKLPSALYSRLIKGEVAVCPSCGRLVYYEEET from the coding sequence ATGGCTTATATTATATTCTTTGTGAAGGCGGACATACTTAAAAAAATGCTAAGGCTTCAACAAGTAGAGCTTGAAATACTAAGGGTGCAAAGTGCTCTCAAAAAGGTTCTATCTCAAATATCAGAAGTGAGCGAGAAGATAGAAGAGCTGAAAAAGCAAAGAGAAGGTGTGGAAAAAAGCATAGAGGGTCTAAAGGCGGAGATAAAAAGGCATAGAGAAGCCATCCAAGAGTGTAAGGAGGGTGCGAAAAGGGCAGAAGAGAGACTAAGCTTAGTCAAAAGGGCGGAAGAATACAAGGCACTGCTTAGGGAAAGGGCAAAGAATGAAGATTGTGTTATAAAGCTCACCAAAAGCCTAAAAGAGCTTGAGGAAAAACTAAAAAAACTCCAGAAAGAAAGGGAAGATAAAAAACTCGTGAGAGAGCTACAGGACTTAGAAGAAGAGCTTTCGGACTTGAGATATTCCCAATCAAGGCTCACAAACAAGTTAGATGAGTTAACAAAGGAATTTCAAAAAATAAAGGAAGGCACAGAGCCAGACGTGGTCCAAGAATACGAGGTCCTAAAGAAAAAACACGGCTTGCCAATAATACTTCCCATTGACTCCTTTGGTGCTTGCACCCACTGTGGGACAAAACTACCATCCGCTCTTTATTCAAGGCTAATCAAGGGAGAAGTGGCAGTCTGTCCAAGCTGTGGAAGGCTTGTATATTATGAAGAGGAAACTTGA
- a CDS encoding TlpA disulfide reductase family protein yields MIKSLPYILAGFLISMLLIFGLRQKQEEVLQNSYRPPVEQSLPDFTFKTLDGREFRLSELHGKVVLVNFWATWCPPCKEEMPIFEREYKRCKDKGFEILAVNMDSSESNLQKFLKENNYSFPIVRPSEDLQKELKLMGFPTSYLLDREGKIYRIRLGVYRELKEDLKKLLGC; encoded by the coding sequence ATGATTAAGTCTCTTCCTTATATACTCGCAGGCTTCCTCATATCTATGCTGTTGATTTTTGGACTCAGACAAAAGCAAGAAGAAGTCCTACAAAACTCCTACAGACCGCCGGTGGAACAAAGCTTACCAGATTTTACCTTTAAAACCCTTGATGGAAGAGAGTTTAGACTATCTGAACTTCACGGGAAGGTAGTCCTTGTAAACTTCTGGGCAACTTGGTGTCCACCTTGCAAAGAGGAGATGCCTATCTTTGAAAGGGAATACAAGAGGTGTAAAGACAAGGGCTTTGAAATACTCGCAGTAAACATGGATAGCTCAGAGAGCAACCTGCAAAAGTTTTTAAAGGAAAACAACTACTCCTTTCCCATAGTCCGACCTTCAGAAGACCTCCAAAAGGAACTAAAGCTAATGGGTTTCCCCACCTCATACCTTCTTGATAGAGAGGGTAAGATTTATAGAATAAGGCTTGGAGTTTACAGAGAGTTAAAAGAAGACCTCAAAAAGCTCCTTGGGTGCTAA
- the rpmI gene encoding 50S ribosomal protein L35 produces MAKVKMKTNRSAKKRFKITATGKIKRQRAGGAHYNTHKAKDRKRRLRKATLVHPSWEDKVKGMLKEF; encoded by the coding sequence ATGGCAAAGGTTAAGATGAAAACTAACAGGTCCGCAAAAAAGAGGTTTAAGATAACCGCAACGGGAAAAATAAAGAGGCAAAGAGCAGGTGGTGCACACTACAACACCCACAAGGCAAAAGACAGAAAAAGAAGACTAAGAAAGGCAACCCTTGTCCACCCAAGCTGGGAAGACAAGGTAAAGGGAATGCTGAAGGAGTTTTAA
- the rodA gene encoding rod shape-determining protein RodA, translated as MKRKLEDILRSYDPYLLVALFLLCLIGLLGIYSATYRGGPSPLFIKQSLYLVAGLLVIFIFSRINFRTIYDTAPAIYFLNLFLLILVPILGKTVYGAKRWIDLGPVSIQPSEFMKFSLLLFALYTLSYMKKLISKEGLILLMAFSMPAVLTLKQPDLGTAVIYGVIVILLLFLKGLSLRYFIIAGILLIFMSPIFWHFLKDYQKARILAVLDPYRDYHGSGYQLIQSVIAIGSGGFLGKGFLQGTQAHLLFLPEKHTDFIFSVIAEELGFIAGFLLLASLLVIFYRLVYHAIDNPHPTEKLYLGAFAGLWLFQTGVNLLMTMGLAPVVGVPLPFVSYGGSSILTFSLFMGVAFSIIRENKNRPIRFEHG; from the coding sequence ATGAAGAGGAAACTTGAAGATATCCTAAGGAGCTACGACCCATACCTCTTGGTAGCCCTTTTCCTCCTTTGCCTAATAGGACTTTTAGGCATATACAGTGCCACATACAGAGGAGGTCCTTCTCCACTTTTTATAAAGCAAAGCCTTTATCTTGTAGCTGGTTTGTTAGTGATTTTTATCTTCTCAAGAATAAACTTTAGAACCATTTACGATACTGCACCTGCGATATATTTCCTCAATCTTTTTCTTCTCATTCTCGTGCCAATTTTAGGGAAAACGGTATATGGAGCAAAAAGGTGGATTGACCTCGGTCCTGTTAGTATACAACCTTCAGAGTTTATGAAGTTTTCCCTTTTGCTTTTTGCTCTATACACGCTCAGTTATATGAAAAAACTCATAAGTAAGGAAGGTCTTATACTTCTTATGGCTTTTTCCATGCCTGCGGTTTTAACACTAAAACAACCAGACCTTGGCACTGCGGTAATATATGGTGTGATAGTAATTCTCCTCCTATTTCTAAAAGGGCTTAGTCTTAGATACTTTATAATCGCTGGCATCTTGTTGATTTTTATGTCTCCAATTTTCTGGCACTTTCTAAAAGACTATCAGAAAGCTCGCATACTCGCGGTTCTTGACCCATACCGAGATTATCATGGTAGTGGCTATCAGCTAATCCAGTCTGTTATAGCGATAGGTTCTGGTGGCTTTCTGGGAAAGGGCTTTTTGCAGGGCACACAGGCACATCTTCTCTTTCTTCCAGAAAAGCACACAGACTTTATATTCTCCGTTATAGCGGAGGAGTTGGGTTTTATAGCCGGATTTTTACTTTTGGCTTCCCTCCTTGTTATATTTTATAGGCTGGTTTACCATGCCATAGACAACCCTCATCCTACAGAAAAGTTGTATCTTGGGGCTTTTGCTGGACTTTGGCTCTTTCAAACTGGGGTAAACCTTCTCATGACTATGGGATTAGCTCCTGTTGTAGGTGTGCCTCTACCCTTTGTAAGCTATGGTGGTAGTAGTATACTCACCTTTTCTCTGTTTATGGGTGTAGCCTTTTCCATTATTAGAGAGAATAAAAACAGACCCATAAGGTTTGAGCATGGTTAA